In Metopolophium dirhodum isolate CAU chromosome 9, ASM1992520v1, whole genome shotgun sequence, the genomic window GAAACTGGAAAGACTTGGATTCGAGGTGAAACTCAGGCGGACTCTGGACTACGAGATGGTGATATTCGCGTTCGAAGGTCATACGGTTTTCACGTGCCTAGCAACTAACCTGTCGGTCTTGGGCTGTTCAACCAACGACCCCACGGCGTACAGACTGATCAGCCTGATGTTGGCCGAACGAAATCATGCCAAtagaatgtgtaaaatatttaaatgttaaaaaaaaaaattcactgcGCCGAAAATTCAATCCTTtagaaatatagaattaaaGCATTAAATCTTGTCAAAACTATAGCAACTGGTCTGAGTGTCTTAAAATACTATCACGTGGTATACATTATGGTACGCACGTGCTCGTACggtcgttttaaaattattgatagtgGGTTGGGGAGGGggctaaaaataaaactgataatATCGTAGTATCACATATTCTTATCGACAACTGTGCCTAGGTATgtctataataaatttatcatgcagtaaaattaaaattttatttaaaaaaaaaaaacgtattcacCTTCCTTCCTATTTCAGATTTCTAGATCCgggtttttgtattatatattgtttatatgtaGTTGTCGAATCGAAAAAATCAGATTTACGGATAAatcgaaaaatttaaaaccggTCGCAATGAAATCGCCCGTGAACATATACATATGATGTAGGTCATAATCatcattattactatcattatttttagtgcTATCGTATAgtcgttatatattatagtcataacaTTATCGGATCGTGGAAAATCTGGCGCAGCAATCGTGCGGTGCAATcgcgtataataacaataataataatatgtaagtacgcGTAACGCggcttatttataatattaatattatatgggtacacTGCAGGCAGACGTCCCGTCCGAGATAGTAATCGATAATGATATTTCTGttgttattacctacctacctacccacctaCCATTACAATAACGTTACCCACGACcgaaaacaaatacaataatcgGTGTGTACGGCGTATTATACGGacggtattgtaataataataataataataataataataataatagtataatgcatTACACAATATCGTACGCGTGTATTATAGCTGCTGTCGCGGGTAATCGGGAAGCTCGGAGACCGCAAGAACGGATCCGCTGCAGCGTTTACTGCCACCCAAAacggataatataataattattgccatACACGACTAATACGACGACCACCCCCTCCCCTCCACGATGCGGGGAGACGACCGAGCTCTTTATAACCGCGTATACCGATCACCACGCGATCATGATGTATTATATACCGGGTGATATTGTCCGATTCATTTATCAAGTCGTTTCGaaacaacgttttttttttttatgcttataaTTTTGTGagtttttttaccttttttgaatactacaacataatataggtacagttttaGTTTCATCTTCGAAAGCAGAATATATTTTCCCGAATATTTCGATGCATAAAAATCGAACGAGCCGTT contains:
- the LOC132952037 gene encoding UPF0728 protein v1g117062-like; amino-acid sequence: MSTKTPCVLPPSEMEISNRMLSVNDKGRKYKVDVLYGPTKVCGVLKHRTTRVEHIKEKLERLGFEVKLRRTLDYEMVIFAFEGHTVFTCLATNLSVLGCSTNDPTAYRLISLMLAERNHANRMCKIFKC